One Salmo salar chromosome ssa01, Ssal_v3.1, whole genome shotgun sequence DNA window includes the following coding sequences:
- the LOC106567353 gene encoding death domain-associated protein 6-like, producing the protein METRGRSTRAGVLFWTPAPQHPSPSTSIDSDVDWWDEDEEEGGDRKEEEEEDFHSQMDENGIIGLENALQNVGLGKEEEEGEEEGVENGEDDLPWYSGALDPEGPREGFLSSTRAGGIGLDQRLEQVDPLEELSYNLSDLQNSEPLSQSEPPGEDTHTLSFDVLEAKDSVEIWSEDEEQQQKYEEVQSWWSTGSGWSISQRETDSWT; encoded by the exons atggagaccaGAGGGCGCAGTACCAGGGCAGGGGTTCTGTTCTGGACCCCTGCTCCTCaacacccctctccctccacctccataGACTCAGACGTGGACTGGTgggatgaggatgaggaggaaggtGGGGACaggaaagaagaggaagaagaggacttCCACAGCCAGATGGATGAGAATGGGATTATAGGACTGGAGAACGCCTTGCAGAATGTGGGTCtgggaaaagaggaggaggagggagaggaggagggagtggagaaTGGAGAGGATGATCTGCCCTGGTACTCTGGAGCCTTGGACCCAGAGGGACCCAGGGAGGGGTTCCTGTCCTCCACTAGGGCAGGTGGGATTGGGCTGGACCAGAGGTTGGAGCAGGTAGACCCATTGGAGGAGCTGAGTTATAACCTGAGTGACCTGCAGAACTCTGAGCCTCTGTCCCAGTCTGAGCCACctggagaggacacacacaccctgtcattCG ATGTCCTGGAGGCCAAGGACAGTGTGGAGATCTGGAGTGAGGATGAGGAGCAGCAGCAAAAGTATGAAGAGGTGCAGAGCTGGTGGTCCACAGGCAGCGGATGGAGCAtctcccagagagagacagacagctggaCATGA